A genome region from Alteripontixanthobacter maritimus includes the following:
- a CDS encoding flavodoxin family protein, with the protein MLDDTQERLCAENSTDFSDLKALTINCTLKPSPQGSHTDKLLGIPETILTRSNIALEQVRLADHTIPAGVYPDMTEHGFDHDDWPAIWDKVAAADILIIGTPIWLGEKSSLCQKLVERLYGHSGQTNDKGQYTFYGKVGGCIVTGNEDGIKHVGMGVLYSLQHVGYTIPPQADAGWIGEAGPGPSYGDALEDGPDGEKRGYVGFDNDFTRRNATFMTWNLMHMARMLKDAGGIPAHGNSVDLWKEGCSFDAPNPEYR; encoded by the coding sequence ATGCTCGACGATACGCAGGAGCGCCTTTGCGCCGAAAACAGCACCGATTTCAGTGACCTGAAAGCGCTGACTATCAACTGCACGCTGAAACCAAGTCCGCAGGGTTCGCACACGGACAAGCTTTTGGGCATTCCCGAGACGATCCTTACCCGCAGCAATATTGCGCTGGAGCAGGTCCGATTGGCCGATCACACAATCCCGGCCGGCGTCTATCCCGACATGACCGAGCACGGTTTCGACCATGATGACTGGCCCGCGATCTGGGACAAGGTCGCCGCGGCCGACATCCTTATCATAGGCACGCCGATCTGGCTGGGCGAAAAAAGCAGCCTTTGCCAAAAACTTGTCGAACGACTTTACGGTCATTCCGGGCAGACCAACGACAAAGGGCAGTATACCTTTTACGGTAAAGTCGGCGGTTGCATCGTGACCGGAAACGAAGACGGCATCAAACATGTCGGGATGGGCGTGCTCTATTCGTTACAGCATGTGGGCTACACGATCCCTCCACAAGCCGATGCCGGATGGATCGGCGAAGCAGGGCCCGGCCCGTCCTATGGCGATGCCCTGGAAGATGGCCCGGACGGGGAGAAGCGCGGATATGTCGGCTTCGACAACGACTTTACCCGCCGCAACGCCACTTTCATGACATGGAACCTGATGCATATGGCCCGAATGCTCAAGGATGCAGGCGGAATTCCTGCACATGGGAATTCGGTCGATTTATGGAAAGAGGGATGCAGCTTCGACGCGCCGAACCCCGAATACAGGTAA
- a CDS encoding elongation factor P: protein MKFVRTLCATLSLTAVALFAGLPQGAGANSAEGGQGEKPGGRLGLLKTGQYRCALPGDAAGPAIREMPEMNFTIDNASTYHDVSGSGTYLLIGNVVTFTRGPMKGVRFARYTANTLRKLDDNGEKTRLLCKRAGPAKRP, encoded by the coding sequence ATGAAGTTCGTCCGAACCCTCTGTGCAACCCTTTCGCTTACCGCCGTGGCGCTGTTCGCCGGCCTGCCGCAGGGCGCCGGCGCGAACAGTGCTGAAGGCGGGCAAGGTGAGAAACCGGGCGGGCGATTGGGCTTGCTGAAAACCGGCCAATATCGCTGCGCTCTGCCGGGTGATGCCGCCGGACCTGCGATCCGGGAAATGCCCGAAATGAATTTTACCATCGATAATGCCAGCACCTATCACGATGTTTCGGGAAGCGGAACATACTTGCTGATCGGCAATGTGGTCACCTTTACGCGTGGTCCGATGAAGGGCGTTCGGTTCGCCCGGTACACGGCGAACACGTTGCGGAAGCTGGACGATAATGGCGAGAAGACCCGGCTGCTTTGCAAGCGGGCGGGACCGGCCAAACGACCATAG
- a CDS encoding inositol monophosphatase family protein: MVAISGLIRVMESAARKAGHRLRRDFGEVEHLQVSRKGPSDFVSKADQRSERTLYDELLKARPDWGFELEEGGTIEGEPGKPRWVIDPLDGTSNFLHGIPHFAISIAAQERKLDDSGWGDVFGAVVYNPITDETFWAEKTRGAWLQDARLRTSTRGSMADAIIATGIPFQGHGDFAEWTNIFGAIAPRVAGIRRYGAASLDLAWLAAGRYDGFWESDLKIWDTAAGCLLVREAGGFVSDYRGRSENIHFKQVLAGNQSLHSRMHKIVAEVLRKPRAA, from the coding sequence ATGGTAGCCATATCTGGATTGATCCGCGTCATGGAAAGCGCGGCCCGCAAGGCGGGACATCGCTTGCGCCGCGACTTCGGCGAGGTCGAGCATCTGCAAGTCAGCCGCAAAGGGCCGAGCGACTTTGTGTCCAAGGCAGACCAGCGGTCCGAACGCACGCTGTATGACGAACTCCTGAAGGCGCGCCCCGACTGGGGTTTCGAGCTGGAAGAAGGCGGCACGATCGAAGGCGAGCCGGGCAAGCCGCGCTGGGTCATCGATCCACTCGATGGTACTAGCAACTTCCTCCACGGTATCCCGCATTTTGCTATCTCCATAGCCGCGCAGGAGCGCAAGCTGGACGATAGCGGCTGGGGCGACGTGTTCGGTGCAGTGGTTTACAATCCGATCACGGATGAAACGTTCTGGGCGGAAAAAACTCGCGGGGCATGGCTGCAGGATGCCCGGCTGCGGACTTCTACCCGCGGTTCGATGGCAGACGCCATTATCGCGACCGGTATTCCGTTTCAGGGACATGGCGATTTTGCCGAATGGACCAATATTTTCGGCGCTATCGCTCCGCGCGTTGCGGGCATACGTAGGTACGGCGCCGCCTCTCTCGATCTCGCATGGCTGGCGGCCGGGCGGTATGACGGGTTCTGGGAAAGCGACCTGAAAATCTGGGATACCGCTGCCGGTTGCCTGCTGGTGCGTGAGGCTGGCGGCTTCGTCAGCGATTATCGCGGGCGGTCTGAGAACATCCATTTCAAGCAGGTTCTGGCAGGCAATCAGTCATTGCATTCACGGATGCACAAGATCGTGGCCGAGGTGTTGCGCAAACCGCGAGCGGCGTAA
- the efp gene encoding elongation factor P, which yields MKISGVDIRPGNIIEYENGIWKVGKIQHTQPGKGGAYMQVEMKNLVDGRKTNVRYRSADTVEKVRLDTKEFQYLYAEDEMLVFMDKDNYEQINLPTDLVGDAAAFLDDGMDVQLELYDEKPISVALPNTVEATITEADAVVKGQTASSSYKPAVLENGVRVMVPPHIESGTRIVVDVYERTYVGKAS from the coding sequence ATGAAGATCAGCGGCGTGGACATTCGTCCCGGCAACATCATCGAATATGAAAACGGCATCTGGAAAGTCGGCAAGATCCAGCACACCCAGCCCGGCAAGGGCGGGGCCTATATGCAGGTCGAGATGAAAAACCTGGTCGATGGCCGCAAGACCAATGTCCGCTATCGCAGCGCCGACACGGTCGAGAAAGTCCGGCTCGACACCAAGGAATTCCAGTATCTCTATGCCGAAGACGAAATGCTCGTTTTCATGGACAAGGACAATTACGAACAGATCAATCTGCCCACCGATCTTGTCGGCGACGCGGCAGCGTTTCTGGACGATGGCATGGATGTGCAGCTGGAACTGTATGACGAAAAACCGATCAGCGTTGCACTTCCCAACACGGTTGAAGCGACCATTACCGAGGCCGACGCCGTGGTGAAAGGCCAGACCGCTTCGTCCAGCTACAAGCCCGCTGTGCTGGAAAACGGCGTGCGCGTGATGGTCCCGCCGCATATCGAAAGCGGAACGCGCATTGTGGTCGATGTGTACGAACGCACCTATGTCGGGAAGGCGAGCTAA
- the gap gene encoding type I glyceraldehyde-3-phosphate dehydrogenase — MATKVAINGFGRIGRLVARALLERTDHDLDLVAINDLADAESNALLFQYDSTHGRFPGKVSVDGNTITVNGKVITVTSERDPGKLPHKDMGIDLVLECTGFFQSDEAARPHLTAGAKKVLISAPAKNVTKTIVYGVNQDSLTKDDVIVSNASCTTNCLAPVAKVLNDAVGIERGFMTTIHSYTNDQRMLDQMHSDMRRARGGAQNMIPTTTGAARAVGLVLPELNGKLDGSSVRVPTPNVSLIDLVFTPGRDTSREELNDALKAAADGPMNGVLDFTSQPLVSSDFNHHPASSTVDSLETSVMEGKLARVVSWYDNEWGFSNRMIDTAGVMAKLI; from the coding sequence ATGGCGACGAAGGTTGCAATCAATGGTTTCGGACGGATCGGGCGGCTGGTCGCACGCGCCTTGCTGGAGCGGACCGATCACGATCTCGATCTTGTCGCGATCAACGATCTGGCCGACGCGGAATCCAACGCGCTGCTGTTCCAGTACGATTCCACCCACGGCCGCTTCCCCGGCAAGGTCAGCGTCGATGGCAACACCATCACTGTAAATGGCAAGGTTATTACCGTCACGTCCGAGCGTGACCCGGGTAAGCTGCCACATAAGGACATGGGCATCGATCTGGTGCTGGAATGCACCGGCTTCTTCCAGAGCGACGAGGCCGCACGCCCGCATCTGACAGCCGGTGCGAAGAAAGTGCTCATCTCCGCCCCTGCAAAGAATGTTACAAAGACAATCGTTTACGGCGTAAACCAAGACAGCCTGACAAAAGACGATGTGATCGTATCGAACGCTAGCTGCACCACGAACTGCCTGGCTCCGGTTGCCAAGGTGCTTAACGACGCGGTCGGTATCGAGCGCGGTTTCATGACCACCATTCATAGCTACACCAACGATCAGCGGATGCTCGACCAGATGCATTCCGACATGCGCCGGGCACGCGGCGGGGCGCAGAACATGATCCCCACCACCACCGGTGCCGCCCGTGCGGTTGGACTGGTTTTGCCGGAACTGAATGGCAAGCTGGACGGATCGAGTGTGCGGGTGCCAACCCCCAACGTGTCGCTGATCGATCTGGTATTCACACCGGGCCGCGATACCTCGAGAGAGGAACTGAACGACGCGCTGAAAGCGGCGGCGGACGGTCCGATGAACGGCGTCCTTGATTTTACCTCGCAGCCACTGGTGTCGAGCGATTTCAACCATCACCCGGCTAGCTCTACCGTAGACAGTCTGGAAACCAGCGTAATGGAGGGCAAGCTGGCCCGCGTCGTCAGCTGGTACGACAATGAATGGGGCTTCTCCAACCGCATGATCGATACCGCCGGTGTCATGGCGAAGCTGATCTAG
- the thiE gene encoding thiamine phosphate synthase: MAKPPPPCALYLISPLETGGDFPGRLARALDASEGTNPVSAFQFRVKGLDQHEAAALAAPLQAICAERDVAFVVNDSTALARRLGADGVHLGQGDGTVAEAREELPADVQVGVTCHASKHLAMEAGEAGADYVAFGAFHPSTTKDTEHRAELDVLEWWANLFEIPCVAIGGITPDNAAPLIAAGADFLAVSGAVWNGDEVEAIRAFAEVLAENRA, translated from the coding sequence ATGGCCAAACCTCCCCCACCCTGTGCGCTCTATCTGATCTCTCCGCTTGAAACCGGGGGTGACTTTCCTGGTCGGTTGGCACGCGCGCTGGATGCAAGTGAAGGGACCAATCCGGTATCGGCATTCCAGTTTCGTGTGAAAGGGCTGGACCAGCATGAGGCGGCGGCGCTTGCTGCGCCTTTGCAGGCAATCTGCGCGGAACGTGATGTCGCTTTCGTCGTCAACGACAGCACCGCGCTGGCTAGGCGGCTCGGCGCAGATGGGGTGCATCTGGGGCAGGGCGACGGCACCGTGGCCGAAGCGCGCGAGGAACTGCCCGCTGACGTGCAGGTCGGCGTCACCTGTCACGCCTCAAAGCATTTGGCGATGGAGGCAGGGGAAGCTGGCGCGGATTACGTCGCATTCGGGGCGTTTCATCCCAGCACGACCAAGGATACCGAGCACCGCGCCGAGCTGGATGTGCTGGAATGGTGGGCCAATCTGTTCGAAATACCATGTGTGGCTATTGGCGGGATTACTCCTGACAACGCAGCGCCGCTGATAGCCGCAGGGGCTGACTTTCTGGCAGTTTCCGGTGCCGTGTGGAATGGTGACGAGGTGGAAGCCATACGCGCTTTTGCAGAAGTCCTGGCGGAGAACCGCGCCTGA
- a CDS encoding phosphoglycerate kinase, whose amino-acid sequence MPKFQTLDDLPADLSGKVALVRVDLNLPMDGGSASDVSRVEAVRPTVLELADKGAKVLLLAHYGRPKGQRHSTMSTSWVQGDVERVLDREIMFIPEVMGPVVEQSIGILGNGDIGLLDNVRFWPGEEANDPDFAAGMADHADIFVNDAFSAAHRAHASTVGLANHLPAYAGRAMQAELDALDAALGNPEAPVAAVVGGAKVSTKLAVLDNLVTQVQHLIIGGGMANTFLAARGVDVGKSLCEHDLTGTANAILDKADHAGCTVHLPYDVVVAQEFAANPASLRVCNVHEVAENEMILDIGPQAVEALGDVLKTCRTLVWNGPLGAFETEPFDAATVSLARTAAALTEGGSLTSVAGGGDTVAALAHAGVKDDFTYVSTAGGAFLEWMEGKDLPGVAALMS is encoded by the coding sequence ATGCCGAAGTTCCAGACACTTGACGATTTGCCAGCCGACCTTTCTGGAAAGGTCGCGCTGGTTCGTGTCGATCTGAACCTGCCGATGGATGGCGGTTCGGCGTCCGATGTGAGCCGGGTCGAGGCAGTCAGGCCAACCGTGCTGGAGCTGGCTGACAAGGGCGCGAAGGTCCTGCTTCTGGCGCATTACGGGCGCCCAAAGGGTCAGCGGCATTCCACTATGAGTACCAGCTGGGTGCAGGGCGATGTGGAGCGGGTGCTCGACCGCGAAATCATGTTCATTCCCGAGGTCATGGGCCCGGTGGTTGAACAGTCGATCGGCATTCTGGGTAATGGCGATATCGGTTTGCTGGACAATGTGCGGTTCTGGCCGGGCGAAGAGGCCAACGACCCTGACTTCGCCGCGGGCATGGCCGATCACGCGGATATTTTCGTGAACGATGCGTTCTCCGCCGCGCATCGCGCCCATGCGAGCACCGTCGGACTGGCGAACCACCTCCCAGCCTATGCTGGGCGCGCCATGCAGGCCGAACTCGATGCGTTGGATGCGGCCTTGGGCAATCCCGAAGCGCCTGTCGCAGCCGTAGTAGGGGGCGCAAAGGTTTCCACCAAGCTGGCCGTGCTCGACAACCTCGTCACACAGGTTCAGCACCTGATTATTGGCGGCGGCATGGCCAACACGTTCCTTGCTGCGCGGGGCGTCGATGTCGGCAAGTCCCTGTGCGAACACGATCTGACCGGTACCGCCAACGCGATCCTCGACAAGGCCGACCATGCCGGTTGCACCGTCCACCTTCCGTATGATGTCGTCGTGGCGCAGGAATTTGCGGCGAACCCTGCTTCATTGCGTGTCTGCAACGTCCACGAAGTGGCTGAAAACGAAATGATACTCGATATCGGCCCGCAAGCGGTCGAGGCTTTGGGCGATGTTCTGAAGACTTGTCGCACGCTGGTCTGGAACGGGCCGTTGGGCGCGTTCGAAACCGAGCCGTTCGATGCGGCCACCGTTTCGCTGGCCCGCACTGCTGCTGCGTTAACCGAAGGCGGATCGCTGACTTCTGTGGCCGGTGGCGGCGATACGGTCGCAGCGTTGGCTCATGCCGGAGTAAAAGATGATTTCACTTATGTTTCAACGGCAGGGGGCGCTTTCCTCGAATGGATGGAGGGCAAGGATTTGCCAGGAGTTGCAGCTTTGATGAGTTGA
- a CDS encoding M23 family metallopeptidase yields the protein MNFLDRIITILITATITSAIWIVAGGSLIENATADSQASKTRPAEAAPSPSPVAGDGGDIVAIPGGEGREAPESAVLPLDGGGVETQDTAQSDQLAVPVLNVRREDLTDTFTDDRGGGTRLHEAIDIMAPEGTSVVAAAPGTIERIFLSDAGGKTLYIRSADGETIHYYAHLAEYAKGLKEGQRVRRNQRLGTVGSTGNASSDAPHLHFAILRTTKDAKWWEPANAINPYPLLTRQN from the coding sequence ATGAATTTTCTGGACCGCATCATAACCATCCTGATTACAGCCACCATCACGTCGGCAATCTGGATCGTTGCGGGTGGCAGCCTCATCGAGAACGCCACTGCTGACAGTCAGGCAAGCAAAACGCGCCCCGCTGAAGCGGCCCCCAGTCCGAGCCCGGTTGCTGGTGACGGGGGCGATATCGTCGCTATACCCGGCGGAGAAGGGCGCGAGGCCCCCGAAAGCGCCGTGCTGCCGCTGGACGGCGGCGGGGTAGAGACGCAGGATACAGCGCAAAGCGACCAGTTGGCGGTGCCCGTACTTAATGTCCGGCGCGAAGACCTGACCGACACGTTCACCGATGATCGTGGCGGCGGTACGCGGCTGCATGAGGCAATCGATATCATGGCACCCGAAGGCACATCGGTTGTCGCTGCGGCACCCGGCACGATCGAACGAATTTTCCTTTCCGACGCCGGGGGCAAGACGCTGTATATCCGCAGCGCCGACGGCGAAACCATCCATTATTACGCGCATCTGGCCGAGTATGCGAAGGGTTTGAAGGAAGGCCAGCGAGTGCGCCGCAACCAGCGGCTCGGCACGGTTGGCAGTACCGGCAACGCGTCATCCGATGCGCCGCACCTGCATTTTGCGATCCTTCGCACAACGAAGGATGCCAAGTGGTGGGAACCGGCCAACGCAATAAATCCTTACCCGCTGCTCACGCGACAAAACTGA
- a CDS encoding fructose bisphosphate aldolase, producing MTFDEMKDRIANGTGFIAALDQSGGSTPKALAGYGVDESAWSGDDEMFAKIHEMRCRIVESSAFTGDRVVGAILFEKTMEGCNPEGMPIPKRLAAKGIVPFLKVDKGMHDTENGGQLMKPMPQLDENCARAKELGVFGTKMRSVIHEADETGVAANVSQQMDFGLQILGNGLVPILEPEVSLKSSTRAQAEALVLANMLEQLDRVPDGKQVMLKLTIPVEPDTYVPLVDHPKVLRVVALSGGYERDEACAELAKNHGMIASFSRALLQDLRYDMDDAQFDAALTSAIDQISAASAT from the coding sequence ATGACATTCGATGAAATGAAGGATCGTATTGCCAACGGAACGGGCTTCATCGCCGCGCTGGACCAGTCGGGCGGCTCTACCCCCAAGGCCCTCGCGGGCTATGGCGTCGATGAAAGTGCATGGTCTGGCGATGATGAGATGTTCGCCAAGATCCACGAGATGCGCTGCCGCATCGTTGAAAGCTCGGCGTTTACTGGTGACAGAGTTGTGGGGGCAATTCTCTTTGAGAAAACGATGGAGGGCTGCAACCCCGAAGGCATGCCCATTCCAAAGCGGCTGGCAGCGAAAGGCATCGTGCCGTTTCTGAAAGTCGACAAGGGTATGCACGATACGGAAAACGGCGGGCAGTTGATGAAGCCGATGCCGCAGCTCGACGAGAATTGCGCCCGGGCAAAGGAACTTGGCGTATTCGGCACCAAGATGCGAAGCGTCATTCATGAGGCCGACGAAACCGGCGTCGCCGCCAATGTCAGCCAGCAGATGGATTTCGGCTTGCAGATCCTGGGCAACGGACTGGTTCCGATCCTGGAGCCCGAAGTCAGCTTGAAAAGCAGCACTCGCGCGCAAGCCGAAGCGCTGGTTCTGGCCAATATGCTGGAGCAGCTGGACCGCGTGCCCGACGGTAAACAGGTGATGCTGAAACTGACCATCCCTGTCGAACCTGACACCTACGTCCCGCTGGTCGATCATCCGAAAGTGCTGCGCGTGGTCGCGCTCTCAGGTGGATATGAACGGGACGAGGCTTGCGCGGAACTGGCGAAAAATCACGGCATGATTGCAAGCTTCAGCCGTGCCCTTCTGCAGGATTTGCGGTATGATATGGACGATGCCCAGTTCGACGCTGCCCTGACCAGCGCCATCGACCAGATCAGCGCAGCCAGCGCGACCTGA
- a CDS encoding SLC13 family permease, with the protein MIPPPSPHAIAAMVVTIAMFVGFIRGRLSIEIVSLLTIAVIAVGLYFFPMPDTNPTDGLKLAFEGFGHYALITICALMIMGRGLVVTGALEPAARFLERVFKINLQLGLLVSLVIAFVLSMGVNNTPVLVLLIPIFAALAARGALPSSKALIPLNAASLLGGLATTIGTSTNILVVSIAVDLGMPRMGVFHYTPIVLIAGLVALPYIWLVMPRLLKDNRVEVEHGERRFRAHLRVSPNSDLINKTMSEIIPRLPDDIIFFNAPSGTMEANQEFDVSGTHKDLEDAMRVLQGEVAPGWVLDRIRSRASETAQDIIVVEMAVTADSRLLNRTLPTSGIGDLYGVAVLGIHRPTILQKPDPTLAGDDMRFTEGDVLLVMGLADDLHQFSRADSLLMLEGRREVPRRAKALLAATIMAVSVGLASIGIFPIAIAALGGAILMLVTGCVKFDRVGRALSGQVIVLIAASIALGRIIDESGAADWLGLALSSGLQFLPPAGVLAAIMLFVTVLTNFASNATAATVGTPIAFSIANQLGMPAEPLVLAVLFGCNLCYATPIAYQTNMLIMSEGSYEFRDYIRTGVPLVVLMVATLSIALMFAYDLN; encoded by the coding sequence ATGATTCCGCCCCCATCCCCTCATGCGATTGCTGCCATGGTGGTGACGATAGCTATGTTCGTCGGCTTCATACGCGGACGTCTGTCGATCGAGATCGTGTCCTTGCTCACCATCGCAGTCATCGCGGTCGGCCTGTATTTCTTCCCGATGCCGGATACCAACCCGACGGACGGGTTGAAGCTCGCTTTCGAGGGGTTCGGGCATTACGCGCTGATAACCATCTGTGCCCTCATGATTATGGGGCGCGGGCTGGTGGTGACGGGCGCGCTCGAACCTGCGGCGCGTTTCCTCGAACGGGTGTTCAAGATCAACCTTCAGCTTGGCCTGCTGGTTTCGCTGGTAATTGCCTTCGTGCTGTCAATGGGCGTCAACAATACGCCGGTTCTGGTGCTGCTCATACCGATCTTTGCCGCACTGGCGGCGCGGGGTGCCTTGCCCAGTTCCAAGGCATTGATTCCGCTCAACGCAGCATCACTGTTGGGCGGATTGGCCACGACGATCGGTACCTCGACCAATATTCTCGTGGTCTCGATTGCGGTAGACCTTGGGATGCCGCGTATGGGGGTATTCCATTACACGCCCATCGTACTGATCGCTGGCCTGGTGGCCTTGCCCTACATCTGGCTCGTTATGCCGCGGCTGTTGAAGGACAATCGTGTCGAGGTCGAGCATGGCGAACGCCGGTTTCGTGCGCATCTACGCGTATCGCCGAACAGCGACCTCATTAACAAAACCATGAGCGAAATTATTCCGCGCCTGCCGGACGATATAATCTTCTTCAATGCGCCATCAGGGACGATGGAAGCAAATCAGGAATTCGACGTTTCGGGTACGCATAAGGACCTGGAAGACGCGATGCGGGTGCTGCAGGGCGAAGTTGCCCCGGGGTGGGTGCTGGACCGGATCAGGTCGCGCGCAAGCGAGACCGCGCAAGACATCATCGTTGTGGAAATGGCGGTTACCGCCGATTCCCGGCTACTGAACCGGACGCTTCCCACCAGCGGGATCGGCGATCTGTATGGGGTTGCCGTACTGGGTATTCATCGCCCCACCATCCTTCAGAAGCCGGATCCGACGCTGGCCGGTGACGACATGCGTTTCACCGAGGGCGATGTGCTGCTCGTAATGGGGTTAGCCGACGATCTGCACCAGTTCTCCCGCGCGGACAGCCTGCTGATGCTGGAGGGACGCCGCGAGGTGCCTCGCCGGGCCAAGGCCTTGCTGGCCGCCACCATCATGGCCGTCAGCGTTGGGCTCGCCTCGATTGGCATATTCCCAATCGCCATCGCCGCGCTGGGCGGCGCAATCCTGATGCTGGTGACCGGCTGTGTGAAGTTCGACCGTGTGGGCCGTGCACTGTCGGGTCAGGTGATCGTGCTGATTGCCGCCAGTATCGCGCTCGGCCGGATTATCGACGAAAGCGGGGCGGCGGACTGGCTGGGGCTGGCCCTGTCATCGGGATTGCAGTTTCTGCCGCCTGCGGGCGTATTGGCGGCGATCATGCTGTTCGTCACCGTGCTCACGAATTTTGCCAGCAATGCCACTGCGGCGACGGTCGGCACGCCTATCGCGTTCAGCATTGCAAACCAGCTTGGTATGCCTGCCGAACCGCTGGTGCTGGCGGTGCTGTTCGGGTGCAATCTGTGCTATGCAACGCCGATTGCATATCAGACCAATATGCTGATCATGTCGGAAGGCAGCTACGAATTCCGCGACTACATCCGCACCGGCGTACCGCTTGTCGTATTGATGGTCGCCACGCTATCGATTGCGCTGATGTTTGCCTACGACTTGAATTAA
- a CDS encoding amidohydrolase: protein MKITTLLATAAALAIASAPAQADELRDDLMADMPDLMELYRDLHANPELSFQEVETAKKLAARMRALGFTVTEKVGRTGVVAVMENGPGPVVMLRADMDGLPVVEQTGLPYASKRTATPASGVTTGVMHACGHDTHMAAWIGSAQLLAERKDEWSGTLVMIGQPAEELGEGALAMLEDGLFTRFPKPDYVLAFHDAAQFPAGMIGYSPGFALANVDSVDVTVPGVGGHGAYPHTTKDPIVLASAIVMKLQTLVSRESSPLDPAVITVGSFHAGAKHNIISDEAKLQLTVRSYTDESRKLLLDGIARVARGEAIAAGMPDDRMPTVTVADPYTPSTYNTPEFTNQMMAGYRTRFGEDRVMQVPSVMGGEDFGQFYRADPDNIESLIFWVGGVPQDQYDAVQNGKGSLPSLHSPYWAPDAEKVIATAAEAMAASTLDLLARNGD from the coding sequence ATGAAAATAACGACTCTGCTGGCCACTGCGGCTGCTCTTGCGATTGCGAGCGCACCTGCACAGGCGGATGAACTGCGCGACGACCTGATGGCCGACATGCCGGACCTGATGGAACTGTACCGCGATCTCCATGCCAATCCCGAACTGAGCTTCCAGGAAGTGGAAACGGCTAAGAAGCTGGCGGCACGGATGCGGGCGCTTGGCTTTACCGTAACCGAAAAAGTCGGCCGTACCGGCGTGGTCGCGGTGATGGAAAACGGCCCCGGCCCAGTTGTCATGCTACGCGCGGATATGGACGGGTTGCCAGTGGTCGAACAGACCGGCCTTCCATACGCTTCCAAACGGACGGCGACCCCGGCCTCGGGTGTGACGACAGGCGTAATGCATGCGTGCGGTCACGACACTCATATGGCAGCCTGGATCGGCTCTGCGCAATTACTGGCCGAACGCAAGGACGAATGGTCGGGCACACTCGTCATGATCGGACAGCCGGCGGAAGAGCTGGGTGAGGGCGCGCTGGCGATGCTTGAGGACGGGTTGTTCACACGCTTTCCGAAACCCGATTACGTGCTTGCCTTCCACGATGCGGCGCAGTTTCCAGCAGGCATGATCGGCTATTCGCCGGGCTTTGCGCTCGCCAATGTGGACAGCGTCGATGTGACGGTTCCGGGCGTGGGTGGGCACGGGGCCTATCCGCATACCACCAAGGATCCGATTGTGCTGGCAAGCGCCATCGTAATGAAACTGCAAACACTGGTCAGCCGCGAGTCCAGCCCATTGGACCCTGCGGTGATCACAGTGGGTAGTTTTCATGCAGGCGCGAAACACAACATCATTTCCGACGAGGCCAAGCTGCAGCTAACGGTGCGGTCCTACACCGACGAATCGCGCAAGCTGCTACTCGACGGGATCGCGCGTGTGGCCCGGGGGGAGGCGATAGCTGCCGGAATGCCGGACGATCGGATGCCGACCGTAACGGTCGCCGACCCTTACACCCCGTCGACGTACAACACGCCGGAGTTCACCAACCAGATGATGGCGGGCTACCGCACACGGTTCGGCGAAGATCGGGTGATGCAGGTGCCGTCGGTGATGGGCGGCGAGGATTTCGGGCAGTTCTACAGGGCTGATCCAGACAATATCGAATCGCTCATTTTCTGGGTCGGCGGTGTGCCGCAGGATCAATATGACGCGGTGCAAAACGGTAAAGGCAGCCTGCCATCGCTGCACAGCCCGTATTGGGCGCCGGATGCCGAAAAGGTGATCGCCACCGCAGCCGAAGCGATGGCCGCTTCGACGCTCGATCTGCTGGCCAGAAACGGCGACTGA